One Notolabrus celidotus isolate fNotCel1 chromosome 16, fNotCel1.pri, whole genome shotgun sequence DNA window includes the following coding sequences:
- the LOC117827953 gene encoding oxysterol-binding protein-related protein 3-like isoform X3 yields MTSPSPTHSDSSGSSKHDSNQYCLCVSLQDSWEIVEGLRGAPASMQEPDRQEGLLLKRRKWPMKGWHKRYFLLEKGILKYAKHETDHKKGKLHGCIDVGLSVMSIKKKAMCIDLDTEDNIYHLKVKSPELFEEWVSKLRNHRVFRQNEIAMYPHERHLFHPHAASSPSLNDSLRKRATLTKQASIHQAKVSSWLHSSEDMEKCSKDLEECESYLLELNLLLKSMEVLHRTYSAPAISALQEKRPRRWRSKNNGKDTKSTLQVPSCISSQSPRLHASNPNLSTTETNTQEVCPESPDSPTDASRLQEDFCRLANNIHTTLKSAFSSLAAERDRLRHTIDLQAPQPVQVMSLKKSTYASECPGGSHSLVHQTSNESRASIPESISEFFDAQEYLLSSSSSENEVSDDDSYISDVSDSVSMDTYSNEGGSERHNSVSSVVTLARRRSTLPSTSPTSSVSLWNILRNNIGKDLSKVAMPVQLNEPLNTLQRLCEEMEYSELLDSANQTNDPYQRMVYVATFAISAYASTYHRAGSKPFNPVLGETFECDRPDKGFRFIAEQVSHHPPVSACHSDSRNFTFWQDVRWKNKFWGKSMEIVPMGTTHVTLPAFGDHYEWNKVTSCIHNILSGQRWIEHYGEMSIKNINSDACQCKVTFVKAKSWSSTVNEIEGVVTDSKGKVVHSIFGKWHDSIYQGDPPAATCIWRANPMPEDQDQYYGFTQFAVELNELDATLRPLLPITDTRFRPDQRLLEEGNTEGAEEQKQRIEQLQRERRKVLQDNNMTHQPHFFKKSKDDTWVSNNTYWETRRDPGFTKMDFPMLW; encoded by the exons ATGACGTCGCCGTCACCCACTCACAGTGACAGCAGCGGCTCCTCGAAGCATGACAGTAACCag TACTGCCTATGTGTGTCCCTGCAGGACAGCTGGGAGATTGTGGAGGGGCTTAGAGGGGCTCCAGCCAGCATGCAGGAGCCCGACAGACAGGAGGGCCTTCTACTCAAGAGGAGGAAGTGGCCCATGAAGGGGTGGCATAAG AGATACTTCTTGTTGGAGAAAGGAATCCTGAAGTATGCAAAGCATGAAACTGAT CATAAGAAAGGGAAGCTCCATGGCTGCATCGACGTCGGCCTCTCTGTCATGTCGATCAAGAAGAAAGCCATGTGCATCGACCTGGACACAGAGGATAACATCTATCACTTAAAG GTGAAGTCTCCGGAGCTGTTTGAGGAGTGGGTGTCAAAGCTGCGTAATCACAGGGTGTTTCGGCAGAACGAGATTGCCATGTATCCCCATGAGAGGCACCTCTTCCACCCCCACGCCGCATCCTCGCCCTCGCTCAACGACTCCCTTAGAAAA AGGGCTACTCTGACCAAGCAGGCATCAATCCACCAGGCTAAAGTCAGTTCTTGGCTCCATTCCTCTGAGGACATGGAGAAGTGCAGCAAAG ACTTGGAGGAATGTGAATCATACCTGCTTGAACTCAACCTGCTGCTGAAGAGCATGGAGGTCCTTCATCGCACTTACTCAGCCCCAGCGATCAGTGCACTACAA gagaaaagacCAAGGAGATGGCGATCCAAAAACAATGGCAAAGACACCAAATCCACACTACAG GTCCCAAGCTGCATCTCCTCCCAATCCCCTCGCCTCCACGCCTCCAACCCAAACCTCTCCACCACCGAGACCAACACCCAGGAGGTCTGCCCTGAATCCCCAGACTCACCTACAGATGCCTCACGTCTGCAGGAGGACTTCTGCAGGCTGGCCAACAACA TCCACACTACGCTGAAGTCAGCCTTTAGTTCCCTAGCAGCAGAAAGAGACCGACTGAGGCACACCATCGACCTGCAGGCCCCACAGCCGGTGCAGGTCATGAGCTTGAAGAAGAGCACCTATGCCTCT GAGTGTCCGGGTGGCTCTCACTCATTGGTCCATCAGACGTCCAACGAAAGCAGAGCATCCATCCCGGAGTCCATCTCTGAGTTTTTTGATGCTCAGGagtatctcctctcctcctcctcatctgagAACGAG GTATCTGATGATGACTCGTACATCAGTGATGTCAGTGACAGCGTCTCCATGGATACCTACAGCAACGAAGGAGGCAGTGAGAGACACAACTCCG TTAGCAGCGTGGTAACCCTGGCCCGCCGGCGCTCCACGCTGCCCTCTACCAGCCCGACCAGCAGCGTGAGCCTGTGGAACATCCTGAGGAACAACATCGGGAAAGACCTGTCCAAGGTAGCAATGCCGGTGCAGCTCAACGAGCCGCTCAACACGCTGCAGAGGCTGTGTGAGGAGATGGAGTATAGCGAGCTGCTGGACTCCGCCAACCAGACTAATGATCCCTACCAGCGCAtg GTGTATGTTGCTACATTTGCAATATCTGCATATGCGTCCACCTACCATCGAGCAGGAAGTAAACCCTTTAACCCCGTCCTGGGAGAGACGTTTGAGTGTGACAGACCAGACAAAGGCTTCAGGTTTATCGCTGAACAG GTGAGTCATCACCCTCCTGTGTCGGCATGCCACTCTGATTCAAGGAACTTCACCTTTTGGCAAG atgttcGATGGAAAAATAAGTTCTGGGGCAAATCCATGGAAATTGTTCCCATGGGAACCACCCATGTCACGCTACCTGC GTTTGGGGACCATTACGAATGGAACAAAGTGACGTCCTGCATCCATAACATCCTGAGCGGTCAGCGCTGGATCGAACACTACGGAGAGATGTccatcaaaaacatcaacagtGATGCCTGCCAGTGTAAAGTCACATTTGTTAAG GCAAAATCCTGGAGCTCTACAGTGAACGAGATAGAGGGCGTGGTCACTGATTCTAAAGGAAAAGTTGTACACTCCATTTTTGGAAAATGGCACGACTCCATTTATCAAGGAGACCCGCCTGCTGCCACCTGCATCTGGAGAGCAA ACCCCATGCCAGAGGACCAGGATCAGTACTACGGCTTCACTCAGTTTGCAGTGGAGCTGAATGAGTTGGACGCCACCCTGAGACCGCTGCTTCCCATTACAGACACACGCTTCAGGCCGGACCAGAG GCTGTTGGAAGagggaaacacagaaggagCTGAGGAGCAGAAACAGAGGATCGAGCAGCtccagagggagaggaggaaagtgCTGCAGGACAACAACATGACACACCAGCCCCACTTCTTCAA gaAATCTAAAGACGACACGTGGGTGAGCAACAACACATACTGGGAGACGCGCAGAGACCCCGGCTTCACCAAGATGGACTTTCCTATGTTGTGGTGA